A stretch of the Aminipila terrae genome encodes the following:
- a CDS encoding polysaccharide deacetylase family protein, giving the protein MKILSRIFAALIVIAAAIWIYQAIDVSAVMNQDRKLPIYSVQTAEKKVAISFDAAWGDDKTMAILDNLDKYKVKATFFLVKFWAEKYPKDVEEIQKRGHEIGNHSATHPDMTGLTSEKIASELKDTSDAIQKITGQKTILFRPPYGAYDNHVIQTCESQGYKVIQWSVDSLDWKDISTQQIVERVTRNVKSGDIILFHNNAEHVGEYLPLVLKSLQDQGFKIVPVGQLIYYENYQMDHAGKQCKQ; this is encoded by the coding sequence ATGAAAATACTTTCAAGAATATTTGCGGCGCTGATTGTTATAGCCGCAGCCATATGGATTTATCAGGCAATTGATGTTAGTGCAGTTATGAATCAGGATCGGAAACTGCCTATATATAGTGTGCAGACTGCTGAAAAGAAGGTAGCTATCAGCTTTGATGCAGCATGGGGTGACGATAAAACCATGGCGATTCTAGACAATCTTGACAAGTATAAAGTCAAAGCGACTTTTTTTCTTGTTAAGTTCTGGGCTGAGAAATACCCCAAGGATGTAGAGGAAATACAGAAACGAGGGCATGAGATAGGAAATCATTCTGCCACTCATCCGGATATGACTGGGCTGACTTCGGAAAAGATTGCCAGCGAATTAAAAGACACCTCAGATGCAATCCAAAAAATTACGGGGCAGAAAACTATATTGTTCAGACCTCCTTATGGAGCTTATGATAATCATGTTATACAAACATGTGAAAGTCAGGGATATAAAGTAATACAGTGGTCTGTTGACAGTCTGGACTGGAAAGACATTTCTACACAGCAGATTGTAGAAAGAGTGACGAGAAATGTGAAGTCAGGAGATATCATTTTGTTTCACAATAATGCAGAACATGTAGGGGAGTATCTGCCATTAGTTTTAAAGAGTCTGCAGGATCAAGGATTTAAGATTGTTCCAGTGGGGCAGTTGATTTACTATGAAAATTACCAGATGGATCATGCAGGAAAACAATGTAAACAATAA
- a CDS encoding GNAT family N-acetyltransferase, producing MHGNGITLKMSQTNDYEALKTLYIKNDLELDSGEPMPEGVVKNWKITHGKEEHLIAGLTLAKYKGEFVIDGIAVEPEYRKMEVGRIILEKAIAEVQNMGGKKIFLVARAPEFFRKQGFITIDKEEAPKVFDCLTCPQFGTKCHPEVMRLDLA from the coding sequence ATGCATGGAAATGGAATAACATTAAAAATGTCTCAGACAAATGACTATGAAGCATTAAAAACGCTATATATTAAAAATGATCTGGAATTAGATTCAGGTGAACCAATGCCAGAGGGAGTTGTCAAAAACTGGAAAATAACACATGGTAAAGAAGAGCATTTAATAGCAGGGCTGACTCTGGCAAAGTATAAAGGTGAATTCGTAATAGATGGGATTGCGGTGGAACCAGAGTACAGAAAGATGGAGGTTGGCAGGATTATTTTAGAAAAAGCAATTGCAGAAGTACAAAATATGGGCGGCAAAAAAATTTTTCTGGTAGCAAGAGCTCCTGAATTTTTTAGAAAACAGGGATTTATCACCATTGACAAGGAGGAGGCGCCTAAAGTTTTTGATTGCCTTACTTGTCCTCAGTTTGGAACAAAATGTCATCCGGAAGTTATGAGATTGGATTTAGCATAG
- a CDS encoding aminomethyltransferase beta-barrel domain-containing protein, whose translation MLGSNEELFADGMLVEDINLIAIETLKEPLRVTVKARYSMKEVGAVLYPVDNGNIKVEFDEKQRAITPGQAAVFYKGDVVVGGGTIVEAVFNG comes from the coding sequence ATGCTTGGAAGCAATGAAGAGCTTTTTGCTGATGGAATGCTTGTGGAAGATATTAATCTGATAGCCATTGAGACACTGAAGGAGCCTCTGAGAGTAACGGTTAAGGCCAGATATTCCATGAAAGAAGTTGGTGCAGTGTTATACCCTGTGGATAATGGAAATATTAAAGTGGAATTTGATGAAAAGCAGAGAGCTATCACACCAGGGCAGGCGGCGGTCTTTTATAAAGGGGATGTAGTAGTTGGTGGCGGTACCATTGTAGAAGCTGTTTTCAATGGCTAG
- the mnmA gene encoding tRNA 2-thiouridine(34) synthase MnmA, with protein sequence MAKVLVGMSGGVDSSVSVFLLQQQGYEVSGVTLKLFDNEDIGIEDKEKTCCSLSDVQDARSVAAKLGCRHYVFNYSEWFMEDVVKKFATSYEEGRTPNPCIDCNRYIKFSRMLERARFLEFDYIATGHYAQIEKDPDSGRYLLKKGADVAKDQSYVLYTLTQEELSRTIFPLGTMTKSEIREIAEKQGFVNAKKKDSQDICFVKDGDYAGFLQNVMGIRSEPGHFIDKSGKEIGRHQGLIHYTVGQRKGLGQTFGKPVYVLSKNKKETQ encoded by the coding sequence ATGGCGAAAGTTTTAGTAGGTATGAGTGGAGGTGTAGACAGCTCGGTATCTGTATTTCTATTGCAACAGCAGGGATATGAGGTGAGTGGTGTGACACTGAAGCTTTTTGATAATGAAGATATTGGAATTGAGGACAAAGAAAAAACATGCTGCTCCTTATCTGATGTGCAGGATGCAAGAAGCGTGGCCGCCAAGTTGGGATGCAGACACTATGTATTTAATTACAGTGAGTGGTTCATGGAAGATGTAGTAAAAAAGTTTGCAACAAGTTATGAAGAGGGACGAACTCCAAATCCCTGCATAGACTGCAACCGGTATATCAAGTTTAGCAGAATGCTTGAAAGAGCCAGGTTCTTAGAATTTGATTATATAGCCACTGGTCATTATGCGCAGATTGAAAAGGATCCGGATTCTGGCAGATATCTTTTGAAAAAAGGTGCAGATGTGGCAAAGGATCAAAGTTATGTCCTTTATACGCTAACACAGGAGGAGCTGTCAAGAACAATCTTTCCGTTAGGTACTATGACTAAAAGTGAAATCAGGGAAATTGCAGAAAAGCAGGGCTTTGTAAATGCAAAGAAGAAAGACAGTCAGGATATATGTTTTGTAAAGGATGGAGATTATGCAGGATTTTTACAAAACGTTATGGGCATCCGGTCTGAGCCAGGGCACTTTATTGATAAATCAGGTAAGGAAATCGGAAGGCATCAGGGCCTTATTCATTATACCGTAGGACAAAGAAAAGGATTGGGACAAACTTTTGGAAAACCGGTATATGTCTTATCAAAGAATAAAAAAGAAACACAGTAA